The Streptomyces sp. NBC_01255 genome window below encodes:
- a CDS encoding GTP-binding protein, protein MAYERSESTGTDSGSGAGDGVDTTALALKILVAGGFGVGKTTLVGAVSEIRPLRTEEQLSRAGELVDDTGGVAQKTTTTVAMDFGRITIRSGLSLYLFGTPGQDRFWFLWDELSQGALGAVVLADTRRLEDCFPAVDYFEHRKIPFVVAVNCFTGARTYGAREVSRALDLDRGTPVVLCDARDRDSGKEVLIRLVEYAGRMHTARLLDSVG, encoded by the coding sequence ATGGCCTACGAGCGCTCTGAGAGCACCGGTACGGATAGCGGATCCGGCGCGGGCGACGGCGTGGACACCACCGCCCTCGCCCTGAAGATCCTGGTCGCCGGAGGATTCGGCGTGGGCAAGACCACCCTGGTCGGCGCCGTCAGCGAGATCCGGCCCCTGCGGACCGAGGAACAGCTCAGCCGCGCCGGTGAACTCGTCGACGACACCGGGGGAGTCGCCCAGAAGACCACCACGACCGTCGCCATGGACTTCGGCCGCATCACGATCCGTTCCGGGCTCTCCCTCTACCTCTTCGGCACCCCCGGTCAGGACCGCTTCTGGTTTCTGTGGGACGAACTGTCGCAGGGCGCCCTGGGGGCCGTCGTGCTCGCCGACACCCGGCGGCTCGAGGACTGCTTCCCGGCCGTCGACTACTTCGAGCACCGCAAGATCCCCTTCGTCGTCGCCGTCAACTGCTTCACGGGCGCCCGGACGTACGGCGCGCGCGAGGTCTCCCGCGCGCTCGACCTGGACCGCGGCACACCCGTGGTGCTGTGCGACGCGCGCGACCGCGACTCGGGGAAGGAGGTGCTCATCCGCCTCGTCGAATACGCCGGGCGGATGCACACCGCCCGACTCCTCGACAGCGTCGGCTGA
- a CDS encoding PPOX class F420-dependent oxidoreductase — protein MTRMTEDQWRAFVSAGTRTGKLATVRDDGSPHVVPVWFLLDGDDFVFNTGKDTVKGRNLSRDPRVSLCVDDDTPPFAFVSLSGRAELGEDPAELRHWAARIGARYMGDDRAAEFGERNGVPGELLVRVRIDKVIARGGVSD, from the coding sequence ATGACGAGGATGACCGAGGATCAGTGGCGGGCCTTCGTGTCCGCGGGGACCCGTACCGGCAAACTGGCGACCGTTCGGGACGACGGCAGTCCGCACGTCGTGCCCGTCTGGTTCCTGCTCGACGGCGACGACTTCGTGTTCAACACGGGCAAGGACACCGTGAAGGGCCGGAACCTCTCCCGGGACCCGCGGGTGTCTCTGTGCGTCGACGACGACACTCCGCCGTTCGCCTTCGTCTCCCTGAGCGGTCGCGCCGAACTCGGCGAGGACCCTGCCGAGTTGCGCCATTGGGCCGCCCGCATCGGCGCCCGCTACATGGGCGATGACCGGGCGGCGGAGTTCGGGGAGCGGAACGGGGTCCCGGGCGAACTCCTCGTCCGGGTACGGATCGACAAGGTGATCGCCCGGGGCGGCGTCTCCGACTGA
- a CDS encoding DUF6397 family protein yields the protein MTVDEGAGTVTPGQAAEELELRRGEFKLATQLGLVRTVPVGDGERRRIERAEIDRLRAAPDFPDGLRERVRAVGTREAAALLSVPQDRFTRLARTGHLSPVRFYLNRYRAVVWMYLAAEVTEFALSHPALLTGWLPQDVRERLDAHEDARPRNWRARRLALLLRATDDPWARAAAIASMLHPVHLAEVVGDPYERAHLDRLSPPPQPGHSVSPAAREVAERLALADEPDEVLWHRMSLTLALEEARADRPAPHPGETPARAPRPKPQPRAGLEPRTGSEPLPTPEWAAASEPVTGSGPRPASGPRPAPTPLATSAVVVARALEAPTSQGAEASAVRLPMVSPAPEPELTSRAGSRRTRLLDRLLRRTAEGATRRRRGKRPVAWP from the coding sequence ATGACGGTGGACGAAGGCGCGGGCACGGTGACACCGGGGCAGGCAGCGGAGGAACTGGAGCTGAGGCGCGGCGAGTTCAAGCTCGCGACGCAGCTGGGCCTGGTGAGGACCGTTCCGGTGGGCGACGGCGAGCGGCGGCGGATTGAGCGCGCGGAGATCGACCGTCTCAGGGCCGCGCCGGACTTCCCCGACGGCCTGCGCGAAAGGGTGCGGGCGGTGGGCACCCGGGAGGCCGCGGCGCTGCTTTCCGTGCCGCAGGACCGGTTCACCCGGCTGGCCAGGACAGGGCACCTCAGCCCGGTGCGGTTCTATCTGAACCGCTACCGGGCGGTGGTGTGGATGTACCTCGCGGCGGAGGTGACCGAATTCGCCCTCTCCCACCCGGCCCTGCTCACCGGGTGGCTGCCCCAGGACGTTCGCGAGCGGCTTGACGCGCACGAGGACGCGAGGCCGAGGAACTGGCGGGCGCGCCGGCTCGCCCTGCTGCTCCGGGCCACGGACGATCCATGGGCCCGCGCGGCCGCCATCGCCTCGATGCTCCACCCCGTCCATCTGGCCGAGGTCGTCGGCGATCCGTACGAGCGCGCTCACCTCGACCGGTTGAGCCCGCCACCACAGCCCGGCCACTCTGTGTCGCCGGCGGCACGCGAGGTGGCCGAACGGCTCGCGCTGGCGGACGAGCCGGACGAGGTCCTCTGGCACCGGATGAGCCTGACCCTGGCTCTGGAGGAAGCACGCGCGGACCGCCCCGCCCCGCACCCGGGCGAGACCCCGGCCCGCGCGCCGCGGCCCAAGCCGCAGCCGAGGGCGGGCTTGGAACCACGGACGGGCTCGGAGCCGCTGCCCACGCCGGAGTGGGCAGCGGCGTCGGAGCCGGTGACCGGCTCGGGCCCGCGCCCGGCTTCGGGCCCGCGCCCGGCTCCGACCCCGCTGGCGACTTCGGCGGTCGTGGTCGCGCGGGCCCTGGAAGCGCCGACGTCGCAGGGCGCGGAGGCGTCAGCTGTACGGCTCCCCATGGTGTCTCCGGCGCCCGAGCCGGAGCTGACATCGCGGGCCGGGTCCCGCCGTACCCGGCTGCTCGACCGGCTCCTCCGCAGGACGGCGGAGGGTGCCACGCGGCGCCGGAGAGGCAAGCGGCCGGTGGCCTGGCCCTGA
- a CDS encoding roadblock/LC7 domain-containing protein, whose translation MALDKGLDWLLDDLTQRVGFIRHALVLSNDGLVTGASSGLAREDAEHLAAVSSGLHSLARGSGRHFRAGRARQTMVEFDEALLFVTAAGEGSCLCVLSAAEADVGQVAYEMTLLVNRVGEHLGVAARQPGRPGDTTY comes from the coding sequence ATGGCGCTGGACAAAGGACTGGACTGGCTTCTCGACGATCTGACCCAACGGGTCGGGTTCATACGGCACGCGCTGGTGCTGTCGAACGACGGTCTGGTGACGGGCGCGAGCAGTGGTCTCGCGCGGGAGGACGCCGAGCACCTGGCCGCCGTCTCCTCGGGCCTGCACAGCCTGGCCCGGGGCTCCGGCCGGCACTTCCGGGCCGGCCGGGCCCGGCAGACCATGGTGGAGTTCGACGAGGCGCTGCTCTTCGTGACGGCGGCGGGCGAGGGCAGCTGCCTCTGTGTCCTCAGCGCGGCCGAGGCCGACGTCGGCCAGGTCGCGTACGAGATGACGCTGCTCGTCAACCGGGTCGGCGAGCACCTCGGCGTGGCGGCACGCCAGCCGGGCCGTCCGGGTGACACCACGTACTGA
- a CDS encoding ATP-dependent DNA ligase — MLLARVAEVSREVAATSARSRKIGLLAELFAEAVPEESPLVIAYLAGRLPQGRIGVGWSVLKNVVPPAVPPAEAPGLTLARVDAALSDLAAVSGTGARAERDRLVRSLFAAATRDEQELLLRLLSGDVRQGALDAIALEGVAKAATVPAAELRRAVMLEGSLPPVAQAVLAQGATALGRFTLRVGSPVQPMLAHTAASVTDAIAALGACAVEEKLDGIRVQVHRSGDDVRVHTRSLDDITDRLPEVVATARAVPSDAFILDGEVIALDPGTGRPVSFQSIASRVGSRTDVAGARAALPLTAVFFDVLAADGESLIDRSAGDRHAVLSRLLPESRRVRRLVVTDPADPAQVEGAEHFFTETLERGHEGVLVKALDAPYVAGRRGRTWLKVKPVHTVDLVVLAVERGHGRRTGLLSNLHLGARAKDGGFVMLGKTFKGLSDDMLRWQTERLGELAVEDDGFTVRVRPELVVEIAYDGLQASTRYPAGITLRFARVVRHRPDKPAAEADTVEALIGSR, encoded by the coding sequence ATGCTGCTCGCCCGTGTCGCGGAGGTGTCCCGGGAGGTCGCCGCCACCTCGGCGCGCTCGCGCAAGATCGGTCTGCTGGCCGAGCTCTTCGCGGAGGCCGTGCCCGAGGAGAGTCCGCTCGTCATCGCCTATCTCGCGGGCCGGCTCCCGCAGGGGCGGATCGGCGTCGGGTGGAGCGTCCTCAAGAACGTCGTTCCGCCCGCGGTCCCGCCGGCCGAGGCGCCCGGTCTCACCCTCGCGCGTGTCGACGCCGCGCTCTCGGACCTCGCCGCCGTCTCCGGAACGGGCGCCCGCGCGGAGCGGGACCGGCTCGTCCGCTCCCTGTTCGCCGCCGCCACCCGCGACGAACAGGAGCTGCTGCTCCGGCTCCTCTCCGGGGACGTACGACAGGGGGCTCTCGACGCCATCGCCCTGGAAGGCGTCGCCAAGGCCGCCACCGTGCCCGCCGCCGAGCTGCGCCGTGCCGTCATGCTCGAAGGCTCGCTGCCTCCGGTCGCCCAGGCCGTGCTGGCCCAGGGGGCCACCGCGCTCGGCCGGTTCACACTGCGGGTCGGGAGCCCGGTGCAGCCCATGCTCGCGCATACCGCCGCCTCCGTCACCGACGCGATCGCCGCACTCGGGGCCTGCGCCGTGGAGGAGAAGCTCGACGGCATCCGCGTCCAGGTCCACCGCAGCGGTGACGACGTGCGCGTCCACACCCGTTCCCTCGACGACATCACCGACCGCCTCCCCGAGGTCGTCGCGACCGCCCGGGCCGTCCCCTCGGACGCGTTCATCCTCGACGGGGAGGTCATCGCCCTCGACCCCGGCACCGGACGGCCCGTGTCCTTCCAGTCCATCGCCTCGCGGGTGGGCTCCCGAACCGACGTGGCCGGGGCACGGGCCGCGCTGCCGCTGACGGCCGTCTTCTTCGACGTCCTCGCCGCCGATGGCGAGAGCCTGATCGACCGGTCGGCCGGGGACCGGCACGCCGTCCTGTCGCGGCTGCTCCCCGAGTCCCGGCGGGTCCGCCGCCTCGTGGTCACGGACCCCGCCGATCCCGCACAGGTCGAGGGCGCCGAGCACTTCTTCACCGAGACGCTGGAACGCGGACACGAGGGCGTCCTCGTCAAGGCCCTGGACGCGCCCTACGTGGCCGGCCGCCGGGGCCGCACCTGGCTGAAGGTGAAGCCCGTCCACACCGTCGACCTCGTCGTCCTCGCCGTGGAACGGGGCCACGGCCGCAGGACCGGGCTGCTCTCCAATCTCCACCTCGGGGCGCGTGCCAAGGACGGCGGCTTCGTCATGTTGGGCAAGACTTTCAAGGGGCTGTCCGACGACATGCTCCGGTGGCAGACCGAGCGGCTCGGCGAACTCGCCGTGGAGGACGACGGGTTCACCGTGCGGGTGCGACCCGAGCTCGTCGTCGAGATCGCCTACGACGGACTTCAGGCCTCGACCCGCTACCCGGCCGGCATCACCCTCCGGTTCGCCCGCGTCGTACGCCACCGCCCCGACAAGCCGGCCGCGGAGGCCGACACCGTCGAGGCGCTCATCGGGTCCCGCTGA
- a CDS encoding polysaccharide deacetylase family protein, which translates to MFRFRPGSRRGTAAVALAAASLMLTLGGCGVDRVTPQDARGKAGKAEGEAGTQSEAGTDDKGTGAGARRVDCAEVKCIALTFDAGPGKDTPRLLDILKEKRVPATFFLLGKKHVDRYPQVVKRIADEGHEVANHTWSHRILTDLDEAEVREELARTQTAVEKITGRKPTLMRPPQGRTDDTVSEVSKELGLAQILWSVTAKDYSTTDSALIRQRVIDQSRRDGIILLHDIYDGTVPAVPSIIDELKHRGFTFVTVPELLAPGKAEPGVVYAPESE; encoded by the coding sequence ATGTTCCGATTCAGGCCGGGCAGCCGCAGGGGGACGGCGGCCGTCGCGCTCGCCGCCGCGTCGCTGATGCTGACGCTGGGCGGGTGCGGGGTCGACCGGGTCACTCCACAGGACGCCCGGGGCAAGGCCGGGAAGGCGGAGGGCGAGGCCGGGACGCAGAGCGAGGCCGGGACGGACGACAAGGGCACGGGCGCGGGTGCCCGGCGCGTGGACTGCGCCGAGGTGAAGTGCATAGCGCTGACCTTCGACGCCGGGCCGGGCAAGGACACGCCCCGGCTCCTCGACATCCTCAAGGAGAAGCGGGTCCCCGCCACTTTCTTCCTGCTCGGCAAGAAGCACGTCGACCGCTACCCCCAGGTCGTCAAGCGCATCGCCGACGAGGGGCACGAGGTCGCCAACCACACCTGGAGCCACCGGATCCTGACCGACCTCGACGAGGCCGAGGTCCGCGAGGAACTGGCACGCACCCAGACCGCCGTCGAGAAGATAACCGGCCGCAAGCCCACCCTGATGCGCCCGCCGCAGGGCCGCACCGACGACACGGTCTCCGAGGTCAGCAAGGAGCTCGGCCTCGCGCAGATACTGTGGAGCGTCACCGCGAAGGACTACTCCACCACCGACTCCGCACTGATACGCCAGCGTGTGATCGACCAGTCGCGGCGCGACGGGATCATCCTGCTCCACGACATCTACGACGGAACCGTGCCGGCCGTCCCCTCGATCATCGACGAGCTCAAGCATCGGGGCTTCACTTTCGTGACGGTGCCCGAACTCCTCGCCCCCGGAAAGGCCGAGCCCGGGGTCGTGTACGCCCCCGAGAGCGAATGA
- a CDS encoding rod shape-determining protein MreC, with the protein MGSFGSVGGGRATGRRPVRGIALDIGSSRTRAWAPGAGVFADVPSGPVRRGRVTDAESQLRLLRRLAAAAPGDGGHDTVVMLTHPVLAAPAEREAARRVVDGLGPARVIAVDSARAAAAYAAPPGGGPLLVVDLGAQLTEVTLVVDGLVEDARLAEVGVDDVPESGRVPDAIAGTAADLVSDLWRHDGTGAVRGALRRGVLVTGGGALRLDVTSRLAHLLRARLRLANDPSTSVVRGAGLMLASALRHPGGALGRD; encoded by the coding sequence ATGGGATCGTTCGGATCAGTCGGCGGCGGCCGGGCCACGGGGCGGCGCCCGGTGCGCGGGATCGCGCTCGACATCGGTAGCTCGCGCACCCGGGCGTGGGCCCCGGGCGCGGGTGTCTTCGCGGACGTGCCGAGCGGTCCCGTCCGGCGCGGCCGGGTGACCGACGCCGAATCCCAGCTCCGGTTGCTGCGGCGGCTGGCGGCCGCCGCTCCCGGCGACGGCGGACACGACACCGTCGTGATGCTGACCCACCCGGTGCTCGCCGCTCCGGCGGAACGCGAGGCCGCGCGCCGGGTGGTGGACGGACTCGGCCCGGCGCGGGTCATCGCCGTGGACAGCGCCCGAGCCGCCGCTGCCTATGCCGCCCCGCCCGGCGGCGGCCCCCTGCTCGTGGTCGACCTCGGCGCCCAGCTGACCGAGGTGACCCTCGTCGTCGACGGTCTGGTCGAGGACGCGCGGCTGGCCGAGGTGGGCGTCGACGACGTGCCGGAGTCGGGACGGGTCCCCGACGCGATCGCCGGGACGGCCGCGGACCTGGTCAGCGACTTGTGGCGGCACGACGGCACCGGGGCCGTCCGCGGCGCGCTTCGCCGCGGAGTCCTGGTGACCGGCGGAGGCGCGCTCCGGCTGGACGTGACGAGCCGCCTGGCACACCTCCTCCGGGCCCGGCTGCGGCTGGCGAACGACCCGTCGACGAGCGTCGTCCGCGGCGCCGGACTGATGCTGGCCTCCGCCCTGCGCCACCCGGGCGGCGCGCTGGGCCGCGATTGA
- a CDS encoding peptidase inhibitor family I36 protein, translating into MKRTLALSAAALLAVTAGLALSTSAGAAECPSGEFCVWQDSNFGGQRANWSGDDGWWESWVSDTDSSWANHGISGPGIKDHVKVYESAWQGGGMTICLAPGQEVGYNGAANDRGDSHIWSMGC; encoded by the coding sequence GTGAAGCGCACCCTCGCCCTCTCCGCGGCGGCCCTGCTCGCCGTCACCGCCGGCCTCGCTCTCTCCACCTCCGCGGGGGCCGCCGAATGCCCCAGTGGGGAGTTCTGCGTCTGGCAGGACTCGAACTTCGGCGGCCAGCGTGCCAACTGGAGCGGAGACGACGGCTGGTGGGAGAGCTGGGTCTCCGACACCGACTCCTCCTGGGCCAACCACGGCATCTCCGGACCCGGCATCAAGGATCACGTCAAGGTCTACGAGAGCGCCTGGCAGGGAGGCGGCATGACGATCTGTCTCGCCCCAGGACAGGAGGTCGGCTACAACGGCGCAGCCAATGACCGCGGTGACTCCCACATCTGGTCGATGGGCTGCTGA
- a CDS encoding DUF742 domain-containing protein, with amino-acid sequence MNEDSTGGGSSVPGSQWYDADAGPLVRPYAMTGGRTRPGPSNVRFDLIALVVVDDDPPGAAEEGLLGPEHRSLLALCRAETQSVAELAADADLPVGVVRVLLGDLLESGFVRVSRPVPPAQLPDERILREVIDGLRAL; translated from the coding sequence ATGAACGAGGACAGCACCGGCGGCGGCTCGTCCGTACCGGGCAGTCAGTGGTACGACGCCGACGCCGGGCCGCTCGTACGTCCGTACGCGATGACCGGCGGTCGGACACGACCGGGGCCCAGCAACGTCCGGTTCGACCTCATCGCCCTCGTCGTCGTCGACGACGACCCGCCGGGAGCGGCAGAGGAGGGCCTCCTGGGCCCCGAACACCGCTCCCTGCTCGCCCTGTGCCGGGCCGAGACACAGTCGGTGGCCGAGCTCGCCGCCGACGCCGACCTGCCCGTCGGGGTCGTCCGCGTCCTCCTCGGCGACCTGCTCGAATCGGGCTTCGTCCGCGTCAGCAGGCCCGTACCTCCCGCACAGCTCCCCGACGAAAGAATCCTGAGGGAAGTCATCGATGGCCTACGAGCGCTCTGA
- a CDS encoding globin domain-containing protein, which yields MLSAQAAPVIRATLPAVGGALDEITERFYARLFAAHPELLRDLFNRGNQANGDQRKALAGSIAAFAVALLDHPGSRPDLMLSRIAHKHASLGVTAEQYKTVHEHLFAAIVEVLGDAVTPEVAAAWDEVYWLMANALIAVEARLYQETGVPEGEVWRPMEIAERREETSDTVSFVLRHADGTPTAPFRPGQYVSVQVTLPDGARQIRQYSLSAAPGHPQWRITVKRVDGDPAGEVSTWLHAHARAGDTVEVSAPFGDLVLPEGDGPLLLASAGIGSTPMLAMLDHLAATGSTRPVAVAHADRSPASHAHAAELHRLVEALPQATLHLWYEEPGEDSVALRGRADVTALDLPEGTTAYLCGPLPFLRTVRGDLLTRGTAAADIHYEVFGPDLWLGAES from the coding sequence CTTCTACGCGCGGCTCTTCGCCGCCCATCCCGAGCTGCTCCGCGATCTGTTCAACCGCGGGAACCAGGCCAACGGCGATCAGCGGAAGGCGCTGGCGGGATCCATAGCCGCCTTCGCGGTCGCCCTGCTCGACCACCCGGGCAGCCGCCCGGATCTCATGCTCTCCCGCATCGCGCACAAGCACGCGTCGCTCGGCGTCACCGCCGAGCAGTACAAGACGGTGCACGAGCACCTCTTCGCCGCGATCGTCGAGGTCCTCGGCGACGCGGTCACCCCCGAGGTCGCCGCGGCCTGGGACGAGGTGTACTGGCTGATGGCCAACGCGCTCATTGCCGTGGAGGCCCGGCTCTATCAGGAGACCGGCGTCCCCGAGGGCGAGGTCTGGCGGCCGATGGAGATCGCCGAGCGCCGCGAGGAGACGTCCGACACCGTGTCCTTCGTCCTGCGGCACGCCGACGGGACCCCGACGGCCCCGTTCCGCCCGGGTCAGTACGTGAGCGTCCAGGTCACACTGCCCGACGGCGCCCGGCAGATCCGCCAGTACAGCCTCTCCGCCGCTCCCGGGCACCCGCAGTGGCGGATCACGGTGAAGCGGGTCGACGGCGACCCGGCGGGCGAGGTCTCCACCTGGCTGCACGCCCACGCCCGTGCGGGCGACACCGTGGAGGTGTCGGCACCCTTCGGCGATCTGGTCCTGCCCGAGGGCGACGGGCCGCTGCTGCTCGCTTCCGCCGGCATCGGCAGCACCCCGATGCTGGCGATGCTCGACCACCTCGCGGCCACCGGATCGACCCGCCCGGTCGCGGTCGCGCACGCGGACCGCTCCCCCGCGTCCCACGCACACGCCGCCGAGCTGCACCGTCTCGTGGAGGCGCTGCCGCAGGCGACCCTGCACCTCTGGTACGAGGAGCCGGGCGAGGACTCCGTCGCGTTGCGGGGTCGCGCCGACGTCACCGCGCTCGATCTCCCCGAGGGCACGACGGCGTACCTCTGCGGGCCGCTGCCGTTCCTCCGCACGGTGCGCGGCGATCTCCTCACCCGTGGGACGGCCGCGGCCGACATCCACTACGAGGTCTTCGGCCCGGACCTGTGGCTCGGCGCCGAGAGCTGA
- a CDS encoding roadblock/LC7 domain-containing protein has protein sequence MIDHERISAHRSGELDWLLDDLVMRVREVRHTVVLSNDGLAVGSSSGLSREDAEHLAAIASGFHSLAKGAGRQFHTGGVRQTMVEMDDGFLFVAAAGDGSCLAVLSSVSADIGLIAYEMARLVKRVGEHLHTPPRLTVTPPAAG, from the coding sequence ATGATCGACCACGAGAGGATCTCCGCTCACCGGTCCGGTGAACTCGACTGGCTCCTCGACGACCTCGTCATGCGGGTCCGCGAGGTCCGCCACACCGTGGTTCTCTCCAACGACGGACTCGCCGTGGGCTCCTCCAGCGGACTCAGCCGGGAGGACGCCGAGCACCTCGCCGCCATCGCCTCCGGCTTCCACAGCCTCGCCAAGGGTGCGGGACGGCAGTTCCACACCGGAGGCGTCCGCCAGACGATGGTCGAGATGGACGACGGATTCCTCTTCGTCGCCGCGGCGGGTGACGGCTCCTGCCTCGCGGTCCTCAGCTCGGTCAGCGCCGACATCGGCCTCATCGCCTACGAGATGGCCCGCCTCGTCAAACGCGTCGGCGAGCACCTCCACACCCCGCCGCGGCTCACGGTGACCCCGCCGGCCGCCGGCTGA